The nucleotide window GACATGCCTGGCGTGGGAAAGATCCGCTATTGGCGCGATGAGGTGCGGCTCAAGACGCGAGGCAAGTGACAACGAAACCGCAGCGAGAAGAGCAAGTTCGTGCAACGGAGGATGTGGGTGAAAGGGAAGAAGCGACTGCACTTGGTGTGCAACGCACACATGGACCCTGTGTGGCTATGGGAGTGGGAAGAAGGTGCGGCAGCCGCCATTGCCACATTTCGGACCGCGGCAGACCTGCTCGGCGAGTTTCCCGGCTTTGTCTTCAATCACAATGAGGCGATTCTCTACCGCTGGGTGGAAGAGTACGAGCCGGAGCTTTTTCGGCGCATCCAAGAGCTGGTGCGGGCGGGCAAGTGGCACATCATGGGCGGTTGGTTCCTGCAACCGGACTGCAATATGCCCAATGGCGAATCATTGGTCCGACAGATTCTGGTGGGCAGGAACTATTTCCGGGAAAAGTTCGGCGTTGAGCCCACCACTGCCATCAATTTCGATCCTTTTGGGCACAGCAGGGGTTTGGCACAGATTCTGGTAAAAGCAGGCTACGATTCCTACCTGTTCTGTCGCCCGGACTCCACGTTCTGTACCCTGCCAGCAGAAAACTTCTGGTGGCAAGGGTACGACGGGTCGAGGGTCTTGGCCAGCCGAGTGGAGAGTTTCTACAACAGTCCCTTGGGTGGGGCGCGTCGCAAAGTGGAGACCTGGATGGCCGAGCACCCCGCGGAAGAGGTGGGCATTGTCCTTTGGGGCGTTGGCAACCATGGAGGAGGGCCTTCAAGGATAGACCTCGAGCAGCTCGGCGCGCTCATCCAGGAGGTACAGGAAACGGAAATTCGGCACTCGACCCCTGAGTCCTACTTCCGGGAGCTGCGGGAGCGCGCAGAGGGATTCCCGGTGCATCGCCGCGACATCAACCCGTGGGGCGTAGGATGCTACACTTCGATGGCCAGGATCAAGCAACGCCACCGCCGGCTCGAGAACGAGCTCTTCATGGTCGAGAAAATGGCGGCAACAGCGACAGCCCAAGATCTTCTGCCGTACCCGGAGCAGGAACTGCGCGACGCGCTTCTTGACCTCTTGACCAGCGAGTTCCACGACATCTTGCCGGGGAGTTCCATCCAGCCAGTGGAGGAGGCGTCGCTGCGCCTCATCGACCATGGCTTGGAGATCCTCTCCCGAGTCAAGGCGCGCGTCTTTTTCGCGCTGGCCAAGGGCCAGCCCAAGGCCGAAGAGGGCGAGATTCCAGTGTTGGTCTACAACCCGCACCCGTTTCCTGTGCGTGACACGGTGGAGTGCGAATTCCAGTTGGCCGACATAAACTGGGATCAGACCCTATTCACCGAGATCGAGGTGCTGCATCAAGGAAAGCCTCTGGCTGCCCAAGTGGAAAAGGAGCTGAGCAACCTGAGCATTGACTGGCGGAAGAGGGTGGTGTTCACCGCAGAGCTGGCGCCGAGCCAAATGAATCGCTTTGATTGCCGCCCTAAGCTGGTCCCTGCCAAGACCCGAGAGCGCTTGCGTGAGCGCGACGGTAAGCTCATGTTTGCGACGCCCGACATGGAGCTCACCATCAGTACGCGCACCGGCCTCATTGATCGATGGCGCGTCGGAGAGGTGGACTACCTGCAGAAGGGCGCATTCCGTGCCCTGGTCATCGACGACAACGAGGACCCTTGGGGCATGCGTGTGCGTCGCTTCCGCGACGTGGTGGGCAGGTTTGCCTTGATGAACGGCGCGCAGTCAGCGCAGTTCGCGGGCGTCAGGCAGAAGACGCTGAAGCCTGTTCGTGTTATTGAAGACGGACCTGTCCGCACGGTGGTCGAGGCGTGTTTTGCCTATGGGAGCTCGGCAATATGCCAACGTTACAAATTGCCCAAGCACGGTACCGAAGTCGAGGTCGAACTCCGCGTCTACTGGGGGGAAAAGAACCGGATGCTCAAGCTTTCCATTCCCACGCCATTTACGCAAGGACGTCTCATGGGCCAGGTGGTCTATGGCGTGGACGAGCTTCCCGCAAACGGCGACGAAGTGGTGGCGCAGAAGTGGCTGGCAGTCGTTGATGAGCAGAACCGCCATGCGCTCACGTGCGTGAACGATGGCACCTATGGAGCGGACTACTGTCGCGGAGAGCTTCGGCTGTCATTGCTCCGTGCACCGGCCTACTCAGGCCATCCCATTGAGGAGAGGCCAATAGTGCCTCAAGACCGTTTTACGCCGCGGATTGACCAAGGCGAGCGGCTGTTCCGCTTTTGGCTCAATGCCGGCCTTGCGGGCCAACGGTTGCAGGCTATCGACCGGGAGGCGCTGGTCAAGAATGAGCGCCCGTACGCCCTCTCGTTCTTCCCGCCTGGGGAGGGTAAATTGCCAAGTCCGGGACTAAGGGTCGACGACCCGGCGGTACTGGTGACCGCGCTCAAGAAACCCGAGCAGGGCGAGGGGCTGGTCATCAGGCTCTTCGAACCCACAGGTCAGCGCCGGACAGCGCGTCTTGAGCTGCCCTGGGTGCCGCTGGCCACGAAGGTTGAGTTGCAGCCTTTCGAAGTGAAGACGCTTCGTTTCTACCCCGAGGGGCGGCGGCTGGTGGAAGTCGACCTGCTGGAACGGGAAATTGCCTGACCATGACGTCCAAGGAGCGTGTCTTAGCCACGTTGGCCGGGGAAGAACCCGACCGGGTCCCCATAGGCGAGTTTGCCATCGACTTTGACACGGTGGAGAAACTCCTTG belongs to Calditrichota bacterium and includes:
- a CDS encoding alpha-mannosidase; the protein is MWVKGKKRLHLVCNAHMDPVWLWEWEEGAAAAIATFRTAADLLGEFPGFVFNHNEAILYRWVEEYEPELFRRIQELVRAGKWHIMGGWFLQPDCNMPNGESLVRQILVGRNYFREKFGVEPTTAINFDPFGHSRGLAQILVKAGYDSYLFCRPDSTFCTLPAENFWWQGYDGSRVLASRVESFYNSPLGGARRKVETWMAEHPAEEVGIVLWGVGNHGGGPSRIDLEQLGALIQEVQETEIRHSTPESYFRELRERAEGFPVHRRDINPWGVGCYTSMARIKQRHRRLENELFMVEKMAATATAQDLLPYPEQELRDALLDLLTSEFHDILPGSSIQPVEEASLRLIDHGLEILSRVKARVFFALAKGQPKAEEGEIPVLVYNPHPFPVRDTVECEFQLADINWDQTLFTEIEVLHQGKPLAAQVEKELSNLSIDWRKRVVFTAELAPSQMNRFDCRPKLVPAKTRERLRERDGKLMFATPDMELTISTRTGLIDRWRVGEVDYLQKGAFRALVIDDNEDPWGMRVRRFRDVVGRFALMNGAQSAQFAGVRQKTLKPVRVIEDGPVRTVVEACFAYGSSAICQRYKLPKHGTEVEVELRVYWGEKNRMLKLSIPTPFTQGRLMGQVVYGVDELPANGDEVVAQKWLAVVDEQNRHALTCVNDGTYGADYCRGELRLSLLRAPAYSGHPIEERPIVPQDRFTPRIDQGERLFRFWLNAGLAGQRLQAIDREALVKNERPYALSFFPPGEGKLPSPGLRVDDPAVLVTALKKPEQGEGLVIRLFEPTGQRRTARLELPWVPLATKVELQPFEVKTLRFYPEGRRLVEVDLLEREIA